In one Brassica oleracea var. oleracea cultivar TO1000 chromosome C9, BOL, whole genome shotgun sequence genomic region, the following are encoded:
- the LOC106313634 gene encoding 40S ribosomal protein S18: MSLVANDEFQHILRVLNTNVDGKQKIMFALTSIKGIGRRLANIVCKKADVDMNKRAGELSAAEIDNLMTIVANPKQYKIPDWFLNRQKDYKDGKYSQVVSNALDMKLRDDLERLKKIRNHRGLRHYWGLRVRGQHTKTTGRRGKTVGVSKKR, from the exons ATG TCTTTGGTCGCAAATGATGAGTTTCAGCATATTCTCCGTGTGCTGAACACAAATGTTGATGGTAAGCAGAAGATAATGTTCGCTCTTACCTCTATCAAAGGTATTGGGAGGCGATTGGCTAACATCGTCTGCAAGAAGGCTGATGTCGACATGAACAAAAG GGCTGGTGAGTTATCTGCAGCTGAAATCGACAACCTGATGACAATTGTCGCAAATCCAAAACAGTACAAGATCCCAGACTGGTTCCTGAACAGACAGAAAGATTACAAAGACGGAAAGTACTCCCAAGTCGTCTCCAATGCCCTTGACATGAAGCTCAGGGATGACCTTGAACGTCTCAAGAAAATCAG GAACCATCGTGGTCTGAGACACTACTGGGGTCTCCGTGTTCGTGGACAACACACCAAGACCACTGGTCGCAGAGGAAAGACTGTTGGTGTGTCAAAGAAGCGTTAA
- the LOC106314672 gene encoding uncharacterized protein LOC106314672: MDTRSTTAMSEVNKQLEEIRSSQSQQSKAIRKYLGGEIAELKTMISQILKASPLEHTQSASTPKPTDASSSDQSNIKTAPSDAEHHPPLPHAFSSRLTKVGFPMFDGTELKEWIYRCEQFFSIDNTSPELKVRLASLHMTGKSLQCHHGYIANRYNIYPLWPDYVSAISSRFGDLYYDPLTELVSLKQASDPIDVYLENFDCAMTRLTLPPEHALSIFLTNMNQHLPLHVRQFNVTTVAEAARIAKLHELSFQHTPAKTTRSSFNPYQKHNSSSSNQTTTTNTTPNLKPLLPNTNHKRLTFDEMQERKRKGLCMFCEEPFTLGHHLKHKRAQILYLDVDQGDFSENEEDDAPATDVTIEDQDHKVPTISVHALNSSPTYNCMRIMGQYGKRKLHIFIDPGSTHNFVDLQMAKVLGCNLKAIKPMTVLAASGDLITNYKCSDFTWKTQGYEFQAEVRTLPLGCSDLVLGVQWLSTLGPILWDFLNLRMEFKFNGLKHVLRGITPNDSKVISSSSLNKLMLHEPQLALLHLQEVDNTESSQGLNPETILYHIEASGTEPDTSGSLQILLDSYSDIFDEPTELPPFRKGFNHKIPLESGANPVNLRFYRYSSLQKDAIDKMIQEILTQGIIQYSSSPYASPVVLVKKKRWVLASLCRLQRSQQTNHQRQISNASPRRST, from the coding sequence ATGGACACCAGATCAACAACCGCTATGTCTGAGGTGAACAAACAGCTCGAAGAAATCCGTTCATCACAATCACAGCAATCAAAAGCAATAAGAAAATATTTGGGAGGAGAAATCGCAGAACTCAAAACGATGATCTCACAAATCTTAAAGGCTTCGCCTCTCGAACACACTCAATCCGCCTCTACACCCAAGCCAACAGACGCCTCTTCATCAGACCAGAGCAACATCAAAACTGCTCCATCCGATGCAGAACACCATCCACCACTACCCCACGCATTCTCATCTCGCTTGACCAAGGTAGGATTTCCTATGTTCGACGGAACAGAACTCAAAGAATGGATTTACCGATGCGAACAATTCTTTTCCATCGATAACACCTCACCAGAGTTAAAAGTCCGTTTGGCCTCTCTTCACATGACCGGAAAATCTCTCCAATGTCACCATGGATATATTGCAAATCGCTACAACATATATCCTCTATGGCCAGATTACGTCAGCGCTATATCTTCACGATTTGGCGACCTGTACTACGACCCTCTCACCGAACTTGTTAGCTTAAAACAAGCAAGCGACCCTATTGATGTCTATCTGGAAAATTTTGATTGTGCGATGACACGACTCACACTTCCACCAGAGCATGCTTTGAGCATCTTCTTAACCAACATGAACCAACATCTCCCCCTACACGTTAGACAATTTAACGTGACCACAGTGGCTGAAGCAGCACGCATAGCAAAACTTCATGAGCTCTCATTTCAACATACCCCGGCAAAGACGACTAGATCTTCTTTCAACCCCTATCAGAAGCACAATTCATCATCATCAAACCAAACCACAACTACAAACACAACACCTAACCTGAAACCTCTCCTCCCGAATACAAATCACAAACGTCTCACATTCGACGAGATGCAGGAACGTAAACGGAAAGGTTTATGTATGTTCTGCGAGGAACCATTCACCCTGGGCCACCATCTGAAACATAAACGTGCTCAGATACTATATCTTGATGTCGACCAAGGAGATTTTTCTGAAAACGAAGAAGATGATGCACCCGCCACTGACGTCACTATAGAGGATCAGGATCATAAAGTCCCCACGATCTCAGTCCATGCTCTTAATAGCTCACCGACATATAACTGCATGAGAATCATGGGCCAATACGGGAAGAGAAAACTACACATATTCATTGATCCAGGAAGTACCCATAACTTTGTCGATCTACAAATGGCTAAGGTTTTAGGTTGCAATCTCAAAGCAATCAAACCAATGACAGTACTCGCGGCCAGTGGAGATTTAATCACCAATTACAAGTGCAGCGACTTCACATGGAAGACACAAGGATATGAATTCCAAGCTGAAGTAAGAACTCTACCCCTTGGCTGTAGCGATCTCGTCCTCGGTGTTCAATGGCTCTCCACATTAGGACCAATTTTATGGGACTTTTTGAACCTCCGTATGGAATTCAAATTCAACGGCTTGAAGCACGTCCTCCGGGGAATCACTCCAAACGATTCAAAAGTCATCTCCAGCAGTAGCTTAAATAAGTTAATGCTACATGAACCGCAACTGGCACTTCTACACCTTCAGGAAGTCGACAATACAGAGTCATCACAAGGACTCAACCCCGAAACGATTCTATACCACATTGAAGCCAGCGGTACCGAACCTGACACATCAGGCTCACTACAGATCCTCCTCGATTCCTATTCAGACATCTTTGATGAACCCACCGAACTCCCTCCTTTCCGTAAGGGATTTAACCATAAAATACCTTTGGAATCCGGAGCTAATCCAGTCAACTTACGGTTTTATCGCTACTCGTCGCTACAGAAAGATGCAATCGACAAAATGATCCAGGAGATTCTAACTCAAGGAATCATTCAATATAGCTCGAGCCCGTATGCATCCCCAGTGGTTCTTGTAAAGAAAAAAAGATGGGTCTTGGCGTCTTTGTGTCGATTACAGAGGTCTCAACAAACAAACCATCAAAGACAAATATCCAATGCCTCTCCTAGAAGATCTACTTGA